A stretch of the Microcebus murinus isolate Inina chromosome 6, M.murinus_Inina_mat1.0, whole genome shotgun sequence genome encodes the following:
- the LOC105873395 gene encoding LOW QUALITY PROTEIN: uncharacterized protein LOC105873395 (The sequence of the model RefSeq protein was modified relative to this genomic sequence to represent the inferred CDS: substituted 1 base at 1 genomic stop codon) yields MDTIKKKMQMLKLDKENATDRAEQAEADKKQVEDRCKQLKEEQQGLQKKLKGTEDEVEKYSESVKDAQEKLEQAEKKATDAEAYVASLNRRIQLVEEELDRAQERLATGLQKLEEPEKAADESERGMKVIKNRAMSSLNRAMKDEEKMELQEMQLKEAKHITEDSDRKXEEVARKLVILEGELECSEERAEVAESRARQLEEELRTMDQALKSLMASEEEYSTKEDKYKEEIKLLEKLKEAETRAEFAERSVAKLEKTTDDLEETLASAKEENVEIHQTLDQTLLELNNL; encoded by the exons ATGGACACCATCAAGAAGAAGATGCAAATGCTAAAGTTGGACAAGGAGAATGCCACTGACCGTGCTGAGCAGGCCGAAGCAGACAAGAAGCAAGTTGAGGACCGCTGCAAGCAGCTGAAAGAGGAGCAGCAGGGCCTCCAGAAGAAGCTGAAGGGGACAGAGGATGAGGTGGAAAAGTATTCTGAATCCGTGAAGGATGCCCAGGAGAAACTGGAGCAAGCCGAGAAGAAGGCAACTGACGCTGAGGCATATGTGGCCTCCCTGAACCGCCGCATTCAGCTGGTAGAGGAGGAGCTGGACCGGGCACAGGAGCGCCTGGCCACTGGCCTGCAGAAGCTGGAGGAGCCTGAGAAGGCAGCTGATGAGAGCGAGAGAGGAATGAAGGTCATTAAGAACCGGGCTATGTCCTCGTTA aaccggGCTATGAAGGATGAGGAAAAGATGGAGCTGCAGGAGATGCAGCTGAAGGAGGCCAAGCACATCACCGAGGATTCAGATCGCAAATAAGAGGAGGTGGCCAGGAAGCTGGTGATCCTGGAGGGAGAGCTGGAGTGCTCAGAAGAGAGAGCTGAGGTGGCCGAGAGCCGAGCAAGGCAATTGGAGGAGGAACTTCGAACCATGGACCAGGCCCTCAAGTCTCTGATGGCCTCAGAGGAGGAGTATTCCACCAAAGAGGATAAATataaagaggagatcaaactgcTGGAGAAGCTGAAGGAGGCTGAGACCCGAGCAGAGTTTGCTGAAAGGTCTGTGGCAAAGCTGGAGAAAACCACTGATGATCTAGAAGAGACCTTGGCCAGTGCCAAGGAGGAGAACGTGGAGATTCACCAGACTCTAGACCAGACCCTGCTGGAACTCAACAACCTGTGA